Proteins from a single region of Engystomops pustulosus chromosome 5, aEngPut4.maternal, whole genome shotgun sequence:
- the LOC140134100 gene encoding large ribosomal subunit protein uL11-like gives MPPKFDPNEIKVVFLRCTGGEVGATSALAPKIGPLGLSPKKVGDDIAKATGDWKGLRITVKLTIQNRQAQIEVVPSASALIIKALKEPPRDRKKQKNIKHKRDKRRSFFGPEINGYRKGLWT, from the coding sequence ATGCCTCCTAAGTTCGATCCCAACGAAATTAAAGTCGTCTTCCTGAGATGCACTGGTGGGGAGGTGGGAGCCACTTCTGCTCTGGCCCCAAAGATCGGACCTCTGGGTTTGTCTCCCAAGAAAGTTGGTGATGACATTGCCAAGGCGACCGGTGACTGGAAGGGGCTGAGGATCACTGTCAAGCTGACAATCCAGAACAGACAGGCTCAGATTGAGGTTGTGCCATCTGCCTCTGCTCTGATCATCAAGGCCCTCAAGGAGCCTCCCCGTGACAGGAAGAAGCAGAAGAACATTAAACACAAGAGGGACAAGAGAAGATCCTtttttggccctgaaattaatggCTACAGGAAAGGGCTCTGGACCTGA